GCGCGAGCCGCGGGATGCTCCACCATCTCGTAGACCTTGAGCTTGTTGTTGCGTGCGCCGGTCTCGAGGAAGAAGTTGTGGGTGAGATCCTCGACGAGGTCGCCCGAGCTGAAGACGTTGTCGCCGGTCCAGGGCCGGTTGTTGGAATCCTGCACGAGCGCGGCCGCACCGCCGGCGATGAATTGCTGCGTGTTGCGCGTGCCCTTTACGCCTTTGAGCACACCCGCCTTGCCGGGCTCTCCGTCCCCCGCCCCGGTCAGCATGGTGTTGATCGTGGTGGCGACGAGCTCGATATGACCGAATTCCTCAGCGGCGATGCTTGCGAGAAGATCATAGAAGGGACGCGCGCCTTGCCGGTTGCGGAAATTGAACGACTGGTAGGTGTAGTTCATGAACGTCGACATCTCGCCGAACTTGCCGCCCAGCAGCTCCTGAACGGCGGCGGCTCCGACCGGGTCCGGAGTCGATGGCGGCGGCAGCTCCGTCTGGAGCCGGTCGATGCGCAAGATCATGATCCCCTCCTGAGCGAATGACGGTCATCGATCCTTCTAACCGGCCATCCCTCGATGCAAACCGCACTCGCCCCCGCCCTGCGAGAAGCTAGCTGCGCAGCACGGTTATCTCTTGACGTCGTGCTGTCATGGCGTATGCGCCTTCGGGCGCCTGTCTCGGTGTAAGTTCGTGCTGGAGGTCATGCGGTCCCCGACTGTCATGGCGTCCGCCGGGAATCACGGCTTCCATGGCGCCTTCGCGGCCGCTTTCGGGCGCGTGTCTAGACGTTCAGAGGTTGCGCGATGGCTCGACCGCGTTCGATGACGGCGTCGGCGAGGTCAGCGGCACGTGGGTGCTCGCCGAGGTCGGTGAGCTGCTGCCAGCGGTGGGCCTTGATGAACCAGCCCGGCTCGACGTTCATCCCCCACGAGACACGGCTGCCGTCGACGTAGCAGGTGATGTACTCGACCTGGTGCATCGTCTTCGGCGTGCCGTCCTTGCGGCGGCGCCTGCGCAGGCAGACCCGCATGTCGTCGGTCTCGGTGGCGGCGCCTACACTTCTGACCATGCGTGGATGATCGTCTACGAGGGCAGAGAACCGTAATGCTGACACGCCTCCAGTCCTGGGACCGTCGCGCGTTCAGCGCTGTCCACCGCGCCGACACCCCGCTGCTCGACGCGGCGCTGCCGCCGCTGACGAGGAGCGCCGACCACGGACGGCTGTGGCTGGGTGTCGCCGCGCTGCTCGCCCTGACCGGGAGGCGCCGCGCAGCGGTCCGCGGGCTCGCGTCGCTGGGCGTCGCCAGCGCGGTCGCCAACGGACCGCTGAAACTCGCGACCCGTCGCGCCCGCCCGGGGCTGGACGGCGTACCCGTGCTCCGCAGGTTGACCCTGCAACCCAGCACCAGCTCGTTTCCCAGCGGGCACAGCGCGTCCGCCGCCGCCTTTGCGCTGGGGGTCGCGCTGGAGGAGCAGCCCGCGCTGGCCGCGCCGGTCGGGGCGCTCGCCGCCGGCGTCGCGTGGGGGCGGGTGCACACCGGGGTGCACTACCCGGGGGACGTGGCCGCGGGTGTCGCGCTCGGCGCCGCGTCGGCGCTGGCCGTGAAGCGGGTCTGGCCGCGCCGGCCCTCGCAGCCGGCGGCCGTTCGGGTCGCCGTCGAGGCGCCGGCGCTCCGCGACGGCGAGGGGTTCGTGCTCGTCGCGAACGAGGGCGGCGGGTCCGCCGACCAGATCGACGCGGTCGAGAAGACGCTGGCCGAGCTGCTGCCTCGGGCCGAGGTCGTGCGCGCCTCCGACGACCTCGAGGATGCGATGCGCTCTGCCGCGGAGCGCGCCACCGTCCTCGGCGTCATGGGCGGCGACGGCACCGTCAACTGCGCCGCCGGCATCGCGATGGAGAAGGGCCTGCCGCTCGCCGTCGTCCCCGGGGGGACGCTGAATCACTTCGCCGGCGAGCTCGGCCTCGAGTCGGTGGAGGACGTCGTGGACGCGCTCCGCGAGGGCTCCGCGGTGCGCATCTCCGTCGGCAGCGCCGCGCCGGAGGAGGAGGGACTGTGGTTCCTCAACACCTTCGCCGTCGGCGTCTACCCCGACCTCGTGCACGAGCGGGAGAAGCACGAGAAGCGGCTCGGCAAGTGGCCGGCGATGGCCCTCGCCGCAGCCCGCGTGCTGCGGCGGGCCGAGGCGATCGAGGTCACCGTCGACGGGGAGCAGCGGACCCTCTGGACGCTGTTCGCGGGCAACGGGCACTACCACCCGAGCGGCTTCGCGCCGAGCTGGCGCGAGCGGATGGATGACGGCTGCATCGACGTCCGGCTGGTCGACGCCACCCGCCCCTACTCGCGGACCCGGATGGCGCTGGCCCTGCTCACCGGTCGCCTGGGCCGCAGCCGCGTCTATGAGGAGCGCGTCGTCGGCCGACTCGAGGTCACGTCGCGGCAGGGCCACCTGCGGATCGCCCGGGACGGCGAGGTCTCCAAGGGGCCGTCCGCGCTTCGGC
This genomic window from Gaiellales bacterium contains:
- a CDS encoding manganese catalase family protein: MILRIDRLQTELPPPSTPDPVGAAAVQELLGGKFGEMSTFMNYTYQSFNFRNRQGARPFYDLLASIAAEEFGHIELVATTINTMLTGAGDGEPGKAGVLKGVKGTRNTQQFIAGGAAALVQDSNNRPWTGDNVFSSGDLVEDLTHNFFLETGARNNKLKVYEMVEHPAARALTGFLLVRGGVHQIAYARALENLTGANLMKLFPSPAIPTDKIPECRPHIKRGLHRCLYRFSPEDFKEIEAVFNGPHPETGEDLVIAEELHPQGAPAHDLPPQPAVFAPGPQPEMIAEVAARLREAAGLPTKPTGVVANGRRSTGGKKAPARRKAPAPVRQ
- a CDS encoding phosphatase PAP2 family protein — translated: MLTRLQSWDRRAFSAVHRADTPLLDAALPPLTRSADHGRLWLGVAALLALTGRRRAAVRGLASLGVASAVANGPLKLATRRARPGLDGVPVLRRLTLQPSTSSFPSGHSASAAAFALGVALEEQPALAAPVGALAAGVAWGRVHTGVHYPGDVAAGVALGAASALAVKRVWPRRPSQPAAVRVAVEAPALRDGEGFVLVANEGGGSADQIDAVEKTLAELLPRAEVVRASDDLEDAMRSAAERATVLGVMGGDGTVNCAAGIAMEKGLPLAVVPGGTLNHFAGELGLESVEDVVDALREGSAVRISVGSAAPEEEGLWFLNTFAVGVYPDLVHEREKHEKRLGKWPAMALAAARVLRRAEAIEVTVDGEQRTLWTLFAGNGHYHPSGFAPSWRERMDDGCIDVRLVDATRPYSRTRMALALLTGRLGRSRVYEERVVGRLEVTSRQGHLRIARDGEVSKGPSALRLRAARDPLVVYRP